The nucleotide window GGTCAGAGGATGGCCGCCTGTCTTACCTCTCCCCTGTATATTGTGTCTTTATGTCTGTTCATTCCAGATTTCCGTTAAATTCTTTGTACTGTTTTTTAGAACTGATCGTACatgaaaaaatgtgtgtgatttGTTATTTTTCTAGAAGGTGTATTGTGATGGTGATGTGAATATAATGTATGGGTGTGTATTTTCActgttccttttttattttctaatcaTGCTGTatctttaaataaacaaaaaaaacatctattgttaaatgttttcttttttcagtaacAGGTCATGATTATGACTTTCATGATTGCCTTTTAATTGAATTTACACTAAACTGTTACACTCTTATTCTTCCTATCTGTGTCTTTTATGCACTTTAATATCTCTTAGATGTATTTTTCAGACCTCATTacgtaaagcactttgagttttCTCTGTATGAATGTGCTGCCCTGCCTAGTCTTGAAACTTGTCCCAGCTAGCCTAAGACTAGTCTTGGATTTGTCTCCATTACTACAGCTGAtttgagacttgactttgacatATCTCTTAAGTGTCTTGACTGACTCGAGGCCTAACTTGAactttaaaatgtctctgttaACTCGAACCTTGGCTTGGACTTGTCTTGACTGAAATGAGAACTGTCTTGAAATGTTTCTCAGCTGACTTGAGACCCAACCTGCATTTGTCTCTTTTAACCTGAAATTTGACTTGGACTCGTCTTGATTGATTAAAGATTTGTCTTGAAACTCATCTTTGCTGAATTAAGACAAGACTTGGACTTGTCTCTCTTAACTTGATACTTAAATTTATCTTGACAGACTCAAGACTTAACCTGAACTTGTTACAACTGATTGAGAAATAACTTTGACATGTCTCTGACTTGTCTTGactgacttgagacttgacctAAACTTCTCTCAGTGAACTCGATACTTGACTCAAGACGTGACTTGGACTTGTCTCGACTGATTCGAGACCTATCGTGAAACTTTTCTCTGTTGACTTGAGACTTCACTTCGACTTGCCTCGACTGACTCAAGCCATGACTTGGGCTTGTCTTACCTGACTTGTGACTTGGATTTGTTTTGACTGACATAATGGTTAGGAAGAAATAttttctctgcttctctgtCCTCTAATAATCCCTCAGATTGGTCTTGTGACCGCTTGCAGTGCTCCCCTGAGGCTGGGAACCACTAATCTAACAATGACTCCACGCAGATAAAACCGAAAAAGTTTCATTATACTTATGTTTTAAAATTTTACCAATAATGAAACTCTCAAAAAAGTATATCTGTCTGCACTGTGGCCTGATAAAAAGTTTGGTCCTAAATCACATCAAACATAGACTCTCAATACACTCTCTCAAACGTATTAAATCAATAATAAACTAAGGAAAGTGGTGTAAAGTTAAGCTCCTTGGTGAGTCTGCTGCAGTTAAAGAATAGTGCCATCAACTGGCTGCAAGAGTCAACTACCCGACTGTGCTCTGGTAAAGGTTTGCCTGACTGTTTTGAACTGTGTTTATAGTCTCTGTGTTAATCTAGTCCAGGTTTGACCAGTCTAGATATTTGGTCTTGGTCTGGTCCAAAGGGGCTTGGATTAAGAGAAAAAAACTTTAGTGTTTTAAAGAGTGTCAAGGTTACTACTAGGATGCCTCGTCAATCGGATCAACTctctaggaggagtttgttgaGGTAccacccctggaaatggccaaacattttcaaaatgacacatttaagtcaaaatggccaacttcctgttgggtttagaatATGGCTCCAAGAGGCCTTTTTGCACATCTCGGCACGTTACATATGTCTACCAAATTTCATACTTGTAGGTTTAACGGACTACGACAATCCTGGCCAAAATAACTCAACAAACTATTCGTGAAACGTATACGTGCTGGAATAACTTCACGTTACATTATGTTGAGAAACAAATATCTTTATTGCATCACAGACAGGACACATCTTTCTCAGTGAACATAACTTTAAGTGGAAAACAAACAATGCTATCTCTTGAGAACTGTGTGTATGCCTGGTCTGACGTCTGTGTGAGATGCGCACATTCTCACCGCACATTCGTCCTTTATGAATACCAGTGTTCTTAAAGGAAAAGGCACACGTATCTTATATACATCTGGCCCCAGAAACTTTTAGGAGACATCTGAATCATACACAACCACAGCCCTTTTTAAACTAGCTGTTGATAGAAAACAAGTCCTACAAATACTTAATATCAAACCTTCCATGACAACCTTTTATTTGAATTTCATAGTGGAGAACGTCCCAGTAGCACTTCTACCGAGGGCGTATCTGGGTGTCAGGTAAGGCTCCAGATGACAGTGAGCATCCCCATGACGCCATTAAGGACAGCGACACCATAACCAATGTGGAGACGATGGCTGGATACACCtctggaggaaaacacacatacacagatgttGAAGTCATCACCTGCTTTCTGTGAGGTTGAAGCACACTGTGACTCGGTGTGTTACCTGAGGTGGGCCAGAGTCAGAAGTGTTCCTGACGCCAGGCCGGGCTGGTATGAGTCCAGGTAGGTGAGAGTCCATGAGAAGGCACAGCAGATACACCCTGCTATTAGTGACAGCACCAGGATACTCCAgaaacctacacacacacacacacacattacttaTATTTTGGGGACGTTACATAGACTTGAATATGCAACCCTGCACTCATGGCACTGTTTGGGGTCCCCTTATTTTTCTACTTTATTGACTTTCAAGGAAGGGGAAAGGGGGTTGTTGGGATGATTTGCAGTTATCCCTCTATAGAAATGTAGCTTTGACAAATACAGATCTCATGCACATATTGATACTCACCCAACATCCTGTGTTCAGCCCCATCCTCTCCCGTCACTCTCTCTGCCCGCAGCTCTGAAACAGTCACAAGGAATCGGTATCACCACTGACAAGATTAGTTTGACAACATGATTTGCTCAACGTCCACTTATTATCTTCTGGATCTGTCAACCTCACCTCACAGTCTTCATGAGACATAGGGTGGGGAGGCTAAACTGGTACCGTACGAGTAAAGACTATTTTGCCGAACTTCTCTTTCCAATGTCAAAATGAACGTTCAGTCTCACGTTGCAGTCGAGGtacattttatgtcattttggaTCTGATTGGATTTGGAAATCCACGTTTTGCTGTCCAGAATCAGCTGATCCATCTTATTTTTGTGCCGGCTTTTCAAAGCAACATTGGATTGGATCACTCTGATCCAGATACAAACTTTTCAAGATTACCAAATCTGGAGAATCAGTGCTTTGAATGGGACCACATATCACAATGTAGGCTGCTGCTGGCTATGTAAAGAGCAGGTAGAATAGCCAGTGAGGGGTCACCTTTTATAGATCAAGTGATATATAAGTATTGACAGCTATTTTGGGGATTATTCTATGGggacaaaatactttttttcccttatGAACAACCCGTTTTCAAGATTTGATCCAACCGATATCTGAAATCCAATCAGATTACTTCTGAAAGACTGGGCCTGATGtcttcttcctgttttgttcACTACGGCAGTGCTTTAGGCCTGAAAGTCACAAAAATGTGGTCAAACTGACTTGACGGAACACAGTGAACCTTTCAAATTAGATTTTACACAATATCTTactataatgacgaaaactctgtctgtgtgtgtgttccatgtttttctcctcactgacttggtcaatccatgtgaaacttggcacagtggtagagggtcatgggaggatgtgaatgaagcaatattacatcaattggccaaaggggggcgctatagcaacccattgaaattgcaaactttgaatgggcatatctcatagagacatgaaactttgcacagacacacacacaacccataacttccgcttatatagattttccgccatttcgaatttttttaaaaacaattaaaatggatctcttcctaggaagtttgagcgatctgcatgaaactgggtgaacataatctagggaccaatatctaaagttccctcttggcaaaagttggaaaacttactaaaactgagctggTGAGGATAACATTTCAATTTTATAGTattagaagtaaaaaaaaataagatctgttgGTTGGCACTGTAAAGTTACGATTTGAAAGTGTCACTGCATTCTGAAGATTAAAACTATTTTGAAAGTTTAAAAACAATGTCAATATTTATATTACAGTTAATATTATTCGGAATCTTCAGTGGCAATAGCAATGAGAACATCCCTAGTGAAAACTGTGCCAACCgaccccagtctcccctactgTAGAGTATTGTACTTCATTCCATGAGCTGATATCTACATATTGATTACATACCATGATACAATGCTTCTATTGGCCGATCTCGCCATTTTGTGTGCTCACTTTACCTTTGAGTATCGGGTATATGAGGGCGCAGACACAGCCAACAGCAGCCACAGCTACCGCAGAGCCCAGCACTGACAGCACGACCACGGACCAGGATTTGGGGCCGGTCCGGTTGGTGCAGGTCGGTCCTGCTCTCCCAGCTGCTCCCTCGGGATGAGACTCTGCTTGATCCTGATCCTCTGACAGATCCGAGAGACCGAACCCCACATTCCTCTGCATTGTGACGCACTTTAAAGTACTAACTTTGCCTTACGTCAGATGGGATAACTTTAGTATAGATACACGTCTCTATAAGTCAGAACTTgtgcgtaaaaaaaaaaaatctgcatggtAGAAACTGACCGAGTTGGAGTTGCATCAGTGGaagactcactgtgaatcactTCCGCACACAATCTTGTCCCTCAGGCTGTGCCGTCAGTGtagttttattcttttttctctctctgtagtTAATGAGCGTGTCAAACAATTACTGCCATCAATTTCGAGGTCTGTAATTTTCAGTCCCAAcgtgccagaaccaaaggtttcccagcagaacaatgcactgaaaacaaaataatcaaagtcatTCACCTCACTTGATTGGTGTATGTGGGTGcttttttaatgtgtatttatctGGTATTATATGTGACGTAACACTGCCTCATGACTAATTATCTGCAGAATAACCAGCAGAAaaatcttaatttaggtggtgttgtCCTTTAACTGTGACTGCAGCATGTCTCGCACAACTTAACAAGACCACCAGAGGGCGCATGCGCATTCCGGTGCTTTTATTGTGGCAGGTACAGTACAACTTAAACGGAAGTATccacgtttattttgaaaagtgcaCACCGGAAGAGGTGTTGACGCAGATTGTTGCTGTCAACAGCACTGATCAAGTCTAAAGCGACTTCAGACGCCACAAAGCCCCCCAGCTGATTTTGAGCAGCGTCACATTCAcggtatttaaatatttcactATGCTGTGTCTTTGAATTTGTTTTATGAAACTCAAAATGGAGGCGGGAGCACAGAGGGCGCGTGAGCCTTCATGGCTGTGTGCCCACAGTCGTACTGTATCAGGGAGCTAACGTTAATTTGTAGTGGTAAATTGGTTTGTTATACTGCGGTGAAACGCGGTAGCTAAGCGTGAATTCACTTTTTATCTTTATGAATTAACCTCCACACAGCAcagatatatttttgtattaaatGTTTGAATATTAATATGTCGGCATACTGCGATATTAACATCGCTAATGCACTTTGCCTGTGTGTTTTAGCTTTTTAACATCCCCAAGCTAATGTTGCTAAGTTAGCCTGtgtagctttttaaaaatgaacgCCAATATTAGTTGAATGTTTTCCTCCAGCTGCCTCTGTTAGTGAGAGTAAAGGAAGTCAGCTACCTGACTGCTCACTTGTTGCTTTTATCAGCAGACATATcaatagctaacgttacacagTTAGCTCCAGCTGTACTGTACGGGGAGAGGGATGCGCCAAACTTAAATATCTACATTATGAAGTGTCCTTGCTTTCTTGTCTTTTGCACATTCAGTCAAACATAATTCATCACATTTAATTAATCAGACGGTGCCAGTTGAAATATGTGCATACATCCTCGACACCTCAATGCTTTATTTTCTTAtcaattattataataattttaTTGGTGGAGTTAGTTTTAAGTTGGATACTCAGACAACACTCAGGACCCAGCagtgtcttctcttcttccttgGGAGTGTTCtgtacttatcagaggaggggaggTCAGGGGTTACCCTCCCTGGGGCTGCAAATATTTTCCCTCAGCTCCCTGATAACAGGAGTAAAATACAAGCCCCTCCATCCACAGTAGATACAAGATGTAGTTGGTTGATGATCAAAAGCTGcttgaaaatgaaatattggAGTCCTCTAGTAGGATGACAGTCTCAGAGTCTGTTTATATCTATGTAGAGTCTGTGCTGTGGCCTACACAAATGGCCCaaaccattgtgagcatttacacAGTAGATGTGTTAAGAGAAGTGGATCCACTATAGGAGGCGGGATCCTgtttattcctatgaaagttgatGTGCAAGAAGCCAAAAAAATTCTCTTTCCATCGGCACTACCTCCACGTCGTTGGGCTGCATTAGAAGGTGCGCTcaaaaaccttgcacactgattctgATGCATTCTATTATTGTATTTGTCACCGAAATTTGCCAtacatgacaaaatgaaaagccaccctctccactggagttaccttaCTGGCTGTCATCACTCCATCCCTGTCTGGCGTTTGGCgctgcagctgcatgaaggggggGCACTGTCCTCCAGCCCCCTCTTCATCACCATCCACCTGAATACTACTATCTGACCTGCACcccgttcctctgtcttgtcgtGGTTGTGTCCTGCCGCCATATtgtcttcactgattcttggtcggAAATCTCTCTATAGGCTTCTGGTGGATGCGAAACCTGTACCGAAAATTTTAATGGCGGACAAAAGtctcagactcagtgtgcaaacataGTTGACACAAGGTGAGGTCGTTTTTATTTAAGATGTGAGACAAttagtgtgcaaaggccttgacttgaatggggataaaacaatttaatcatgtggctctgccagactttccaaatgttatcggaccaacAGTGAAgcaagtcattttgcagggaAAACCAGCTTAATTGCGGTCAGTTTCCCAACTCTATGTTAGACTCAGTAGCCACTGAGCAATAAAACAGAGCTGTTGAACAGACTGTGACTTCCTTTGGAATAAAAAAACTTGTGTTGAAGCTTTTGTGGTTCCACACATCTGTCAGTGTGCtttcatttgtgtgtgcaaaGGGTGTGAGGCTACATTTTCCACTGGTGCCATCAGAGTCACAATGAAATGTTTACATAAATGCAGACATCAAAATTGTGACCAGAAACACATCATAACGGGGAGACAGTGGCGACCTTGAGGTCAGAGAAAAGAGCTTATGAGCACGGCCCTCGGCTGTTAACCCCGTATAGCTCTAGTGGAGGTGTTCATTGGCCAACAGCTCAGACTGTGGTTGCACAGGGCAGCATCCAGATGTGACGGGGAAAAGAGAACTGCTTTTTATTTACCCTGGTTAAACAAAGGATTAAAAATAAATCCCTAACCCTTCCCTTTATGTAAATCTATGTCAACACCAGCCTGCATACAAACTGCTGGAACTACAGAATATTTCAaactttcaaaatgaaaaccaaTAAAATCCCAggtcttttttgtatttgaaaATGAAGATGAAAAATGATAAGGCCTTGCAGCGGTCTATCAGCCTGGAAATTGacacaattaaaaacatttatgacattaaATTATTTGATTGGTCCTGCTCTCAGGGTTGTAGACAGGATCTATAAATACTGTCATCAGTTTAGCTCCTCAGGTTAAGTACTGTCTTATAAAGAAATTGATGGAACAGACAAGATGTAggaacatttttgttttgttcagctAACTAATTGTATTCTCTGTAAATGttatacatattttaaaagcacttcaaaagattttttgggggaaataattaatttatttatgaatTGGCCTAAAAGTAGTCAACATTTGGAGTCTTAAATACTTTGtcctaaaaaacaaccactaaatcttacattttttttaatgtagaaTGTAGCCTAACCCACAAATGAGGTTGGCAGGTCAGGTGCAAGTGATAAGTCCTCATTTTTTAACTAATAGAAATATGTTGATCTAAAAGaggatttatagttgtgtgCAGACCGCACGTCGCCTACGCccttgtgagcatttatacgtgtgcagtggtgtgtctgtgtcactctgcagttacacctccaaaacactagttggcagcagacacacatttaacacacattaaacatggcttaatagagacaatttcaaacacaagtacacaaatcagcttcactataactcgcagcattcacagacaaacacttgtctttatctggacacattttacccacaaatacaacatgctaacattattagcacaagcctatggcgttttacattgtataaattagcctagcagctagcagacttttcctcttctcatataaaaccagggacaacagcaacatataacaaaggtaatggcacacaatttggctccattacagctcgcaaggttcactgacaaaacaactgtctcataccaaacacgttttccaaacaaatacaacatgctaatgttattagcacacccttatggcattttacattgtataaattagcctagcgacgagcatagatttcctctgctcatatgtaaccaggataaatcacacacaagacttaaaatgctatttcagtggaggctttactgtcttcacaatttattgtttcttatctgtgaaattaaagtaaatacaagctttgtttccactgagggaaatggtttcagctcacagaaatagacaggaggtctgcgtccttgcgacatgtagttacatttcttggAAGATGCACAACAAGCTACGGCATcaattcaacgcagaagtataaattccctATAAGAGTCCACTGACAACAACCCCTATAGGTGCAGTAATGTATTTTTCCcacattattctgtttttttgtattcaTGGATGTAGCTAGAATGT belongs to Epinephelus lanceolatus isolate andai-2023 chromosome 24, ASM4190304v1, whole genome shotgun sequence and includes:
- the arl6ip6 gene encoding ADP-ribosylation factor-like protein 6-interacting protein 6 is translated as MQRNVGFGLSDLSEDQDQAESHPEGAAGRAGPTCTNRTGPKSWSVVVLSVLGSAVAVAAVGCVCALIYPILKELRAERVTGEDGAEHRMLGFWSILVLSLIAGCICCAFSWTLTYLDSYQPGLASGTLLTLAHLRGVSSHRLHIGYGVAVLNGVMGMLTVIWSLT